GCTTCCTGGTCGGCCAGACGCAGACCCAGGCGGACGGCTCCGAGTCGTACAGCGAGTACCGCATCGGCGGCACCTCGCTGGCCTCGCCGGTCATCGCGGCCGTCCAGGCCCTCGCCCAGGAGGCGCGCGGCGGCAAGGCGATCGGCTTCGCCAACCCGTCGATCTACGCCAAGTACGGCACGAAGGCCTACCACGACGTCACCGACAACCCGACGGGCCACCAACTGGCCGTCGCGCGCGTGGACTTCGTGAACGGCTATGACGCCACGGACGGTCTGACCACGTCGGTCCGCTCCCTCGGCAAGGACAGCTCGCTGTCCGCCGTGAAGGGCTACGACGACGTCACGGGCGTGGGCACGCCCGCGAACGGCTACGTCGTATCGTTCCGCCGCCACTGACACCGACGGGGTGGCGTGAGGTGCTCCCCACCTCACGCCACCCCATCGCGTCGCTCTGACGATTACACTGATCCCGTGCCTCCACTGAACTTCTGGTCGATCTATCAGCACGGGTTCGCACGCGTGGCCGCCTGTACCGGCCACACCGTCATCGCCGACCCGCCCGCCAACGCCGAATCGGTCCTGCGGCACGCACGCCGGTGCGCCGAGGAGGGCGTCGCCGTCGCGGTCTTCCCCGAGATGGTCCTGTGCGGCTACTCCATCGAGGACCTGCTGCTCCAGGACGCGCTGCTCGACGAGGTCGAGGCGGCCCTCGCGACCGTGGTGACCGGCTCGGCCGACCTGCTGCCGATCCTCGTCGTCGGCGCCCCGCTACGGCACCGCAACCGGGTCTACAACTGCGCGGTGATCATCCACCGCGGCCGGATCCTCGGCGTCGTGCCCAAGTCGTACCCCCCGAACTACCGCGAGTTCTACGAGCGCCGCCAGATCGCCGACGGCTCCGACGAGCGCGGCGGGACGATCCGGGTCGGCGGCGCGTCCGTACCGTTCGGCGTGGACCTGCTCTTCGAGGCGGCGGACGTCCCCGGTCTCGTGCTCTTCGCCGAGATCTGCGAGGACATGTGGGTCCCGGTGCCGCCCAGCGCGGAGGCCGCCCTCGCCGGCGCGACCCTCCTCGTCAACCTCTCCGGCAGCCCGATCACGGTCGGCCGCGCCGAGGACCGCAAGCTGCTGTGCCGCTCGGCGTCCTCCCGCTGCCTCGCCGCGTACGTCTACGCGGCGGCGGGCCTGGGCGAGTCGACCACGGACCTGTCCTGGGACGGCCAGACGATGATCTACGAGAACGGCGTCCTGCTCGCCGAGAGCGAGCGGTTCCCGCTCGGCGACACGTACGCGATCGCCGACGTGGACCTCGACCTGCTGCGCCAGGAGCGGCAGCGGATGGGCACGTTCGACGACAACCGCCGTACCCACAGGGCCCGGACGGCCGACTTCCGGACGGTCTCCTTCGAACTCGACCCGCCCCTCACCGACCTGGGACTCCGCCGTCACCTGGAGCGCTTCCCGTTCGTGCCGGCCGACGCCGACCGTCTCGCCCAGGACTGCTACGAGGCCTACAACATCCAGGTCGAGGGGCTCCAGCAGCGCCTCGCCGCGATCGGCGGTCCGAAGGTCGTCATCGGGGTGTCCGGCGGCCTCGACTCCACGCACGCCCTGATCGTCGCCGCCCGCGCGATGGACCGCGCGGGGCGCCCGCGCAGCGACATCCTGGCCTGGACCCTGCCCGGCTTCGCCACCAGCGACCACACCAAGGACAACGCCCACGCCCTGATGCGTTCGCTCGGTGTCACCGCGGCCGAGCTGGACATCACGCCCACCGCGCGTCTGATGCTCAAGGAGATGGGCCACCCGTTCGCCTCCGGCGAGCCGGTGTACGACGTCACCTTCGAGAACGTGCAGGCCGGCCTGCGCACCGACTACCTCTTCCGGCTCGCCAACCAC
Above is a window of Streptomyces sp. NBC_00490 DNA encoding:
- a CDS encoding NAD(+) synthase, coding for MPPLNFWSIYQHGFARVAACTGHTVIADPPANAESVLRHARRCAEEGVAVAVFPEMVLCGYSIEDLLLQDALLDEVEAALATVVTGSADLLPILVVGAPLRHRNRVYNCAVIIHRGRILGVVPKSYPPNYREFYERRQIADGSDERGGTIRVGGASVPFGVDLLFEAADVPGLVLFAEICEDMWVPVPPSAEAALAGATLLVNLSGSPITVGRAEDRKLLCRSASSRCLAAYVYAAAGLGESTTDLSWDGQTMIYENGVLLAESERFPLGDTYAIADVDLDLLRQERQRMGTFDDNRRTHRARTADFRTVSFELDPPLTDLGLRRHLERFPFVPADADRLAQDCYEAYNIQVEGLQQRLAAIGGPKVVIGVSGGLDSTHALIVAARAMDRAGRPRSDILAWTLPGFATSDHTKDNAHALMRSLGVTAAELDITPTARLMLKEMGHPFASGEPVYDVTFENVQAGLRTDYLFRLANHHNGIVLGTGDLSELALGWSTYGVGDQMSHYNVNSGVPKTLIQHLIRWVISSGQFDDGTGKILSAILDTEISPELVPGEEMQSTESKIGPYALHDFTLFHVLRYGFRPSKIAFLTWHAWHDTTTGAWPPGFPEEKRGSYDLAEIHKWLQVFCRRFFAFAQFKRSAMPNGPKVSAGGSLSPRGDWRAPSDSSARAWLRDLERFDLPN